The following coding sequences are from one Deinococcus aerius window:
- a CDS encoding family 1 glycosylhydrolase has product MRPLDRLELWVGVEPTVSRIGDSVQDQLVLSGFHERLEDIDRLASLGATRVRFPVLWERTAPNGLEQADWTWPDTRLARLAECGLDPIVGLVHHGGGPLHTHLLDPAFVTGLTAYARAVAERYPHVRTYTPVNEPLTTARFSALYGHWYPHARDDHSFWRALMHQLQATVLAMRAIREVNPEAELLQTEDMGLVSARPSLREQADFENERRWLSFDLLLGRVDQQHPMWSYLRWAGATEREILWFAENPCPPDVLGLNAYVTSERFLDDRVEHYRGGHHGGFHGGNGRRAYVDIEAVRVQGHPIGGPCGRLYEAGARYGLPLALTEVHLACTREEQLRWLHETWQQAQSARADGVDVRAVTAWSALGAFDWNSLLTRQVGHYESGLWDVRAPQPRPTALAHLARHLATGAELGPARAVLEGPGWWRRADRLRFPPEGPLHAEAPDGPPLLVAVPGRLGGRLLEACGGRGLPARRLAPGEARPALEAERPWAVVVAAGAFPDPADLRALAAACAGRGLPLLLLSSAQVFGGDATRPFLESDAPRPTCARGVRQRLEEEAVLAAHPGALVIRTGPLFDVGETEGFAAGLLRALRAGRPFPALAGVAVSPTFLPDLLHHALDLLLDGEVGVWHLANAGAVSWFEFAGMLARAARLDPRRVRAVSPAQVRSPAPWPALASERGWLMPGLEDAVRRWSPVPAVRRPRPADTRAPEYAGGRR; this is encoded by the coding sequence ATGCGTCCGCTAGACCGCCTGGAGCTGTGGGTGGGGGTGGAGCCCACGGTCAGCCGCATCGGCGACAGCGTGCAGGACCAGCTCGTGCTGAGTGGCTTTCACGAGCGGCTGGAGGACATTGACCGCCTGGCGTCCCTGGGCGCGACCCGGGTGCGCTTTCCGGTGCTGTGGGAGCGCACCGCCCCGAACGGGCTGGAGCAGGCCGACTGGACGTGGCCGGACACCCGGCTCGCGCGCCTCGCCGAGTGCGGGCTCGATCCCATCGTCGGGCTCGTCCATCACGGGGGCGGGCCACTCCACACCCACCTGCTCGACCCCGCATTCGTGACGGGGCTGACGGCCTACGCCCGGGCGGTAGCGGAGCGGTATCCCCACGTCCGCACCTATACGCCCGTGAACGAGCCCCTCACGACCGCGCGCTTCTCCGCCCTGTACGGCCACTGGTATCCCCACGCGCGCGACGACCACTCCTTCTGGCGGGCGCTGATGCACCAGCTTCAGGCCACCGTCCTCGCGATGCGGGCGATCCGCGAGGTGAATCCGGAGGCCGAGTTGCTCCAGACCGAGGACATGGGCCTGGTCAGCGCCCGGCCCTCCCTGCGGGAGCAGGCGGACTTCGAGAACGAGCGGCGCTGGCTGTCCTTCGACCTGCTGCTGGGGCGGGTGGACCAGCAGCACCCCATGTGGTCCTACCTGCGCTGGGCGGGGGCCACCGAGCGGGAAATCCTGTGGTTCGCCGAGAACCCCTGCCCGCCCGACGTACTCGGCCTGAACGCTTACGTCACCAGTGAGCGGTTTCTGGATGACCGCGTCGAACACTACCGGGGCGGGCACCACGGGGGCTTTCACGGCGGCAATGGGCGGCGCGCCTACGTGGATATCGAGGCTGTGCGGGTGCAGGGGCACCCCATCGGCGGCCCCTGCGGGCGGCTGTACGAGGCCGGCGCGCGCTACGGCCTGCCCCTGGCGCTGACCGAGGTGCACCTGGCCTGCACCCGCGAGGAGCAACTGCGCTGGCTGCACGAGACCTGGCAGCAGGCGCAGTCGGCCCGGGCCGACGGGGTGGATGTGCGCGCCGTCACCGCCTGGTCGGCGCTGGGCGCCTTCGACTGGAATTCGCTGCTCACCCGGCAGGTCGGCCACTACGAGAGCGGCCTGTGGGACGTGCGGGCGCCCCAGCCCCGCCCCACGGCCCTGGCCCACCTCGCCCGCCACCTGGCAACCGGCGCCGAGCTGGGCCCCGCGCGGGCCGTGCTGGAGGGCCCCGGCTGGTGGCGCCGCGCCGACCGCCTGCGCTTTCCCCCGGAGGGCCCCCTCCACGCCGAGGCCCCCGACGGCCCCCCGCTGCTCGTCGCCGTCCCGGGTCGGCTGGGCGGGCGGCTGCTGGAAGCCTGCGGCGGGCGCGGCCTGCCCGCCCGGCGCCTGGCTCCCGGCGAGGCCCGGCCCGCCCTGGAGGCCGAGCGGCCCTGGGCAGTCGTGGTCGCGGCGGGTGCCTTTCCCGACCCCGCCGATCTCCGCGCGCTGGCGGCCGCCTGTGCTGGCCGGGGGCTCCCCCTGCTGCTGCTGTCCTCGGCCCAGGTCTTCGGGGGGGACGCCACCCGGCCCTTCCTGGAATCCGACGCCCCGCGCCCCACCTGTGCCCGGGGCGTGCGCCAGCGGCTGGAGGAGGAGGCCGTCCTCGCCGCGCATCCGGGCGCGCTGGTAATCCGCACGGGTCCCCTCTTCGACGTAGGGGAGACGGAGGGCTTCGCGGCGGGCCTGCTGCGGGCCCTGCGGGCGGGGCGGCCCTTTCCGGCCCTCGCGGGCGTGGCCGTGTCGCCCACCTTCCTGCCCGACCTGCTGCACCACGCCCTTGACCTGCTGCTCGACGGCGAGGTGGGGGTGTGGCACCTCGCCAACGCGGGGGCGGTGTCGTGGTTCGAATTCGCGGGGATGCTCGCGCGGGCGGCCCGGCTCGATCCGCGCCGGGTGCGGGCGGTCTCCCCGGCCCAGGTGCGCTCCCCGGCCCCCTGGCCCGCCCTCGCCAGCGAGCGGGGGTGGCTCATGCCGGGCCTGGAGGACGCCGTGCGCCGCTGGTCGCCCGTCCCCGCGGTGCGGCGGCCCCGCCCGGCGGACACCCGGGCGCCCGAGTACGCGGGTGGGCGGCGCTGA
- a CDS encoding VOC family protein, with product MPSPILDLAGLTLEVNHLPRGVRFYTQVLGLDLIHSDEERGTAHFRVNDAQTLTLWKPITRQANDPRLAPLRARGASHLHYAWQIQPEDLGRCKAILDEHGLPWTEIDLGTPGRPDPTVYFFDPFGHGLELRGTDLSDERRPTYPPAPVERPSHALPVMGLREVALAFGDYAAMKERLPRAYGLAYAKEQEDRDFAQFTLGPEPEPDGNGTPRRWLYAWDPQVGLADMFGGDHALVQFYAHVDEVLPRVRAEGLPHVMEDGRLAVRDPEGHVFEFLPPL from the coding sequence ATGCCTTCCCCCATCCTCGACCTCGCCGGGCTCACGCTGGAGGTCAACCACCTGCCCCGGGGCGTCCGCTTCTACACCCAGGTGCTCGGGCTGGACCTGATTCACTCGGACGAGGAACGCGGCACTGCCCACTTCCGGGTCAACGATGCCCAGACCCTCACCCTCTGGAAGCCGATCACCCGGCAGGCGAACGACCCGCGCCTCGCCCCCCTGCGCGCCCGGGGCGCCTCGCACCTCCACTACGCCTGGCAGATTCAGCCGGAAGACCTGGGCCGCTGCAAGGCGATCCTCGACGAACACGGCCTGCCCTGGACCGAGATCGACCTGGGCACCCCCGGGCGGCCTGACCCCACCGTGTACTTCTTCGACCCCTTCGGTCACGGGCTGGAGTTGCGCGGCACCGACCTGAGCGACGAGCGGCGGCCGACCTACCCACCTGCCCCGGTGGAGCGCCCCTCCCACGCCCTCCCCGTCATGGGGCTGCGCGAGGTCGCCCTGGCGTTCGGCGACTACGCGGCCATGAAAGAGCGGCTCCCCCGCGCCTACGGACTCGCCTACGCCAAGGAGCAGGAGGACCGCGACTTCGCCCAGTTCACCCTGGGCCCGGAACCCGAGCCTGACGGCAACGGCACTCCCCGCCGCTGGCTCTACGCCTGGGACCCCCAGGTGGGCCTGGCCGACATGTTCGGCGGCGACCACGCCCTCGTGCAGTTCTACGCGCACGTGGACGAGGTGCTGCCCCGCGTGCGGGCGGAGGGCTTACCCCACGTGATGGAGGACGGGCGGCTGGCCGTGCGCGACCCCGAGGGGCACGTCTTCGAGTTCCTGCCCCCGCTTTGA